The Solanum pennellii chromosome 4, SPENNV200 genomic interval ACACAAATTCCACCAAATGGATCATCAAACATACCAAAGGCTCCTATAAAAGACTTAAAAGGTTTTATGTCAACTACCACAAAACAAAGACAAGGCAAAAAATTGACAGATGATGCAGACAAAAATGATGTCGCAAAATCTGGTTTGTCCAAAAACGAGGCTATTGAAGAGATCGACAAGCTTCAGAAAGACATATTGGCCTTGCAAACTGTGAAAGAGTTCATAAGGAGTTCCTACAAGAATGGACTTGAAAGGTACAGAGGAATTGAAAACCAAATCATGGAAAAGCAACAAAAGATATGTACGTTGGAGGATGAATTTGGCGAGGGTCAGGTTATTGAGGATGCTGAGGCTTGCACTTTGATGGCGGAAGCAGCATTGCAATCATGTCAAGAAACATTAATTCATCTCCAGGAGAAACAAGATGTATATACACAAGAAGCGCGAGACGAGTTCAACAAAATTGACGATTCTTGTAAGAAACTTAAGTCCTTTAGGCATAAGTATCTGCCCGAGCAAATTGATGAACTGAAGACTGATAGAGTTAAATTCCCAAACCAACAAGTTAGTAAGGAGATAGAGTCATTACAAGACAAGATTAAGGACCAAATGGACGCGACCTCTAAAGGGTCTTTAACGATGTCACAATTGGCTGAGAAAATCGATGAGCTTGTGAATAAGGTGATCAGCCTAGAAACAGAAGTTGCATCTCAGACACTTTTGATTGACAGATTAAGAAGAGAAGCTAACGAACTCCAAACACAAGTTCAGTCTTTGGAAGACGATAAGGCAGCTCAGACAGGCGATACGTATAACCTGAATATAAGGGTGACCGCGATAGAAGCAAAATTGGCAACTATTGAGAACATCAATAAAGATGTTGTAAACCAAGACAGTAGCCTACGAACTCACTTTGTTGAAGCTCGTGCTAATATAGAACATTTATCCGGTAAATTGAGTAGTGTCCAACCGGACGAGGAGCTAGATGGAACAGATTCATCTCCAAATGAAGTGACTATGAGACAAGATCCTGTAACACAAAAAGTTTATCCTAGTTCAGGTGAAGGTCTCAAGAACTTAAGTACCAtaatagaaaaagataaagaagttcACAAAGAGCACAATTCCAGTCAAAGTAACAAAGGGGAATTTGAACAATCTACAAAGAAGCACGTCACATTTCTGCAGCCAATAACAGCTGGAAAAGGCAATGTGAAAGTCTCAGCTCAATCTGGAACTAGTGTTTACGAGACGAAAATAGAGGAAGTTGCAGAGAAGGATGATGATCTTAATTGGCAACAGATGTTGTTGAGTGGTTTGGAGGATAAAGAAAACATTCTCTTGAATGACTATAAAACAATTCTCAAGGATTATAAGGAAGTTACAAAGAAGCTAAGTGATATGGAGAAGAGAGATAGAGAAATCGAGTTTGACCTCACACTTCAGATAAGAGAGTTTAAATATGCTATCACAAAGAGGGATGAAGAGATACATAATCTACGTCGAAAATTGAGTCTCATGCAACAAGGACATGCTTCTGATCAAGGTAAAGAGCTGAAGGAAGCAAATCCTTCATCTGATAGAAGCTTGAAACCCGATGATCTGCCTCAAAGGAAGGACAACGATACTCCTATAGTAGAGCACGATGAAGAAGACATCAAGACGATTTTGGTTGATAAACGTGCATCAGTACTATCGCCAATTGAGGGGGAAATCCGGTTTAGCATTAATTCAATTCTAGACGAAAACTTGGACTTTTGGCTAAGGTTCAGCTCAACATTCCATCAGGTTCAAAAATTCAAGACCACGATCCATGACTTGCAGCTCGAAATATCCAAACTCAAAGACAAGGAAATGCAAGATAAATCAGAAATCAGGCCTTTATATAAACAGATGAAGGAGATCCACAGTGAACTAACGATGTGGTTATCACACACATTGCTTCTAAAAGATGAACTCGATCGCAAGTTCTCAGCTTTATGCAGCATTCAGGACGATATCACAAAAGCTCTAAAAGAGGGAGTTGCATTAGACGGAATCGGATTGAGCAGTAATGAAGCAGCAAAGTTCCAAGGTGCAGTTTTCAACATGAAACAAGAGAACAACAAGGTAAGAGAGGAACTAGAAGCTGGTGTTCGTCGTGTAACTACACTTCAACTCGACGTCGAGAAGACTATAACACAATTGGATCAAGAATTCGGACTTAACGGAAACCAATCACAATTGATGCACACAGTGAGCAAATCAAGAATTCCCTTACACTCGTTCATCTTTGGAACTAAATCAAAGAAGCAAAAGCGTTCAGTTTTTTCGCGCATTCACCTCAATAGGAAATACTAGATCCTTGAGGGCTTGAGTAGAACATGTATTCTTGatcttgttttttcttcttccttgtgCTTTTTCCA includes:
- the LOC107016375 gene encoding kinase-interacting protein 1-like; translated protein: MLQRAASNAYSWWAASHIRTKQSKWLEQSLQDMQGRVETVIKLIEEDGDSFAKRAEMYYKKRPELINFVEESYRAYRALAERYDHLSKELQTANNTIATICPEQIQLAMEEEDEYGAPTPRMPKDFTQIPPNGSSNIPKAPIKDLKGFMSTTTKQRQGKKLTDDADKNDVAKSGLSKNEAIEEIDKLQKDILALQTVKEFIRSSYKNGLERYRGIENQIMEKQQKICTLEDEFGEGQVIEDAEACTLMAEAALQSCQETLIHLQEKQDVYTQEARDEFNKIDDSCKKLKSFRHKYLPEQIDELKTDRVKFPNQQVSKEIESLQDKIKDQMDATSKGSLTMSQLAEKIDELVNKVISLETEVASQTLLIDRLRREANELQTQVQSLEDDKAAQTGDTYNLNIRVTAIEAKLATIENINKDVVNQDSSLRTHFVEARANIEHLSGKLSSVQPDEELDGTDSSPNEVTMRQDPVTQKVYPSSGEGLKNLSTIIEKDKEVHKEHNSSQSNKGEFEQSTKKHVTFLQPITAGKGNVKVSAQSGTSVYETKIEEVAEKDDDLNWQQMLLSGLEDKENILLNDYKTILKDYKEVTKKLSDMEKRDREIEFDLTLQIREFKYAITKRDEEIHNLRRKLSLMQQGHASDQGKELKEANPSSDRSLKPDDLPQRKDNDTPIVEHDEEDIKTILVDKRASVLSPIEGEIRFSINSILDENLDFWLRFSSTFHQVQKFKTTIHDLQLEISKLKDKEMQDKSEIRPLYKQMKEIHSELTMWLSHTLLLKDELDRKFSALCSIQDDITKALKEGVALDGIGLSSNEAAKFQGAVFNMKQENNKVREELEAGVRRVTTLQLDVEKTITQLDQEFGLNGNQSQLMHTVSKSRIPLHSFIFGTKSKKQKRSVFSRIHLNRKY